TTGGGGATAGAAGTGAATGTGAGGCTGACTTTCAATTTCCCAAGGTATCCCATCTGCTCTGATTTTGGTAGATGTGGCTCTCTCTCTGAGAATGGACTTCATCAATGCTTTATCACCGATCATTGATTTTATGCTCTTGGCTCTAGAGATTCAAGAGTAAACCCTGGGCAGCTGGCCATGGCTCATCCCATGGGGCCCCAAGGCCTCTAGGGAGGGACCCCAGCCCCCTGGACACAAGAAAGCACAGGACTCACTGACCTGCAAGGCCTGCCTCTGTCCCGCTGTCAGTTGGTGGTTTAAAGAATTCCTCCTTGGCGTTTGGGGAGTGGGAGTCATCAGGGCTCAGCTGAGAGCTGACCTCTTCATCCAGGGTGATGATAGGGCTGGGAGTCAGCTTTGGCTCTCCCAGGCTGGTCCCTGGTTGTGGTAAGGGCAAGGCCGCGGGCAGGTGCAGCACACTAGGCTTCTTCGGCACTGGAGGGGGAACTTTGCTTCTCCTTTTCTCCACCTCAGCCGCAGTCTGGACACTGACCCTCTCTGGCACGGATCTCATCTTTGGGCGCTCCTCTTCCAGGGTCCCTAAGGAGAAGCCTTCCAAGGAGGAGTTCAGGGAAGGTGGCAGTGCTGCCAGTGGGCTCTGGCTATTTGGGGTTCTCAGAGCCTTTGGCTTGCGCACAACCATATAAATATCCTGAGGGGAGGGCCTGGCCTGGCTGGTCGGATTCTCAGTAGTCAGGAGCAAGGCAGGGGAAGTTGGCAGAGGCTCCTTGGGAACCAGGTTCTGGGGCCTTTTGGCCACCGGAGGTTTTTCAGCCACTGGAGGTTTTTCAGCCACTGGAGGTTTTACCTTTCTCTCCGGCAGGATGAAGACTTCCGGCCCAGGCTCCTCAGTTGGATCTGGGCTGTCAACATCATCTTCTGGCTCTGATTTGCTGATTGATCGCAGTCGAACAGAGCGTAGGTCAGACTGGGTGACTACAGGCATGATCGGCTGGTTGGGGCTGGTCTTCTGGGCCAACTTTGCTCCGAAGGTTGAGTCTGAGTGATGCCGGCTCACCTTGGCTTTGCCCCGGAGGGAGATCTTTATCCCCGATGTGTCCAGGTGGGCTGGAGGGGTCAATGGTAGGTCAAATGACAGCTGTGACTTGGGGCTCTTCTCCATCGGTGATATTGGTGGCAAGGATGACTTCCTCTCTGGGACCACTGGTCGCACCCGGCCACTGCTGCTTGGGTGAGGTAAGTGACCGAGCATCATAGATGTGGTGGGAACAGTAGGTGTTGGTGTCTCAGACTGACTTGAGTAGCCACTGGAAGGTGACATCAGTCCTGTTGGTCTCCCTGGGGATGACGCCTCCCGGGCTTCTGCCTCAGTGGAAAGCTGGGAAGGTGTGGTGGCCCTAGAGGTGGAAGGGGAAGCCAGAGACTCTGAGCTCCCTCTCACTTGCACACACTCAACCACTGTGGTCCCAGTGGCAGTGCTCGAGCTGGACAGAGACCGGTAGGGGTCGCCAGACTTCCAGTCAGTGAGATACCAGTGGTGGGAGAAGTGTGTGCCTTCTGTTTCCCTTAGAGTAGGCACAGCTGGGTGGCCCTGAGCATCTGTGGGGGGAAACTGATGTCCCTGATGTTCAAGGGGAAGGCAAAGGCTTCTAGGCCTCTGGTCCTTGGGCAGGCTGGGACCACCTTCCGGCTGGAGGACAGCCTCGTCTTTGACCAAGGAGACACTGCGCATTGGCGGCAAAGGCTTCTTTTTGGCCTTCTTGAGGGAGATACTCTTGGTCCTCCTCGGTCTGGGCTCGGCTCCAAGGGAGGAGACATTGTCGGTACTGGATCTGCCTTCTGAACTGGCGCTGGGGTAGGCAAGCGTGCCAGTTTCACTGCCCTGCTGGTCCTCTCCACAGCCCCCGTCCACTGAGCACACAGAGCCCGAGTCTGTAGGCACAGACAGTGACCTCTCCCGGAATCTACAGGCACTTAGGTCTGACTCTAGCCTTGAgggctccccttcccccccttgagGGCTGGGCAAGGGACCTCCTCGGTAGTCTTTCTCTGGCTCTTGGCTTCTTGGAGTCAGGGACTCAGGGCAGCAAGCTGATCCACTGCTCCCTGCCTGCTCACCCTGAGCAGCCAAAACCGAGCCAGAAAACCCTTCCAAGTTCCCAGGGCTGAGGACTTCGAGAGAGCCCTGAGAACTGCCCAGAGGACgagatttcccattttctttgacCTGACTGCTCTCACCAGGAGCAGGACTGGTTGGGCTCATGTAATTAAAGTAGCTTCCTTTCCACGGAGGAGGAGAGAATGTGGAATCCTTTGGACCATTGCAGGAAGAGGGGACACTATACACCATCCCCATGCTCTCCATGCTGGGTGAAGCTGGGCCACTCTTTGCTGGGCAAGACTCTCCTAGATCACTGGGTGTCTTTCTCAGTGCTGGAGAAATCAGCTTCGGGGAACATGCTTCATGGCTGGGCAGCCCCCCACAGCTGGGAGCTGTGGTCCAGGACATGGACTCTTTAGAGGCAGAGTGTATTTGCCCGTTGCTCCGACCTGGAGAAGGGGGATCAACACAGAATGTCAATTACATCATGGGATAGTGCCCCTGTCAGCTCTCCAGTGGCAGCACCTTGGGAGCACAGTCTTGGGCAATGGACTGCTCCAACTTCCTTGGTTTCCCCTGTGCTCCCCTGGCAGAAATGAGGACTGGGACATAGTCAGTGACATATCCAGAGCCCCAAACTGAGTCTCAGCCCCCAAGTTTTTCCCCAAGGCCAATCACTCACTGGATTCATCTCTAGATATAGCCAACGACTGCTCAAAAGGCTTGGCTGGATGGCATTGTTACAAATAAGCAAATGAGCTACATCTGAGCACAACATCCTGTACAAACAACACAGACCCCCTCACCTACCAATGGGCATTAAATCTAATCTGGAAGTCGTTTCTCAGAAACCAATTTCAAGGACTTGTTGCATTTTCCAAGGCAAGATGAAAGACTTCATGACATGGGACTTAGGGAAGAAGGGAAGCCAGACTCAACTGTTTAAAAGTCCCAGAGCGTTTTCGGATCAGGAAAGAATTTCTCTTACCCCCATGTCAGTGAATTAAATACCTCCGGAATAAGGAGGAAACTCAAAATGGGGCAAGAAAGCCCACCCTCCCCCTTGCTCCAGGTAGAGCCACAGACACCCAAGCTAGGCACAGTGAGCTCATGTGGGTGCTCTTCTTAGGGAGACCTCTGTAATCTCAGAATGTCTCTTAAAACAGAAGTATGGATTTATGGCTGATGGAACCGAAGGGGAACTGAGCACACCCCCAAACACTTCCAAGTGTAGCTGGAACCAGTTGGAAATGTCACTGGGGATTGTAGACACTATTGCTGTGTGACCTGCAGGGCTCCATTTCTATTGGAGTCTGACACCCCTGGTGTTGACTACCCCAGCAGGAGACAGAGGGGACCACTGAGGCCCTCTATTCCTCTCTgcaggtcctctaactccaaagccTGGCATCTTTGCATTATATGATCATGCCgcttcttccatttttaaaagaaacggGGATTTCTATGGCCTCCAGAATGGGGGACAGAGATGACACTAGGCAGCAGTTTGGGGGCCCTGGCTTCTTGGCCCTGCCTAGTTCTACCTCTGGCCTCTTCAAGACCTGCTGACACTCAAGTGCTCCCACTTCTCACTTGGTTAGTTTCTATCACTGTCTGCACCCCACCCCATCATGGTCTCCCAAGCATGGGAAGGGAGAACGAGAGCAAGGAAGAGTCTGTCAGGAGGCTTGGTATGTAGTACCACTGCAAGGATCACCTTGGTCTCGcagagaaagatgagggaaaCCAATAATGGTCCGCCGTCGCCTCAAGGTGGACTTGGGGTTCACTGCAGTCTCTGTGTTAAACAAGGAATGTCGCAAACTCGCGTGTTTGTCAAACTGCTGTCCTGTAGCCAAAAGAAAGACACTGGGTGcatcttggtttccttcaaaagcACGATGGCAATCATATGGAGACAGGCCCAAGAGATGGGAGCAGTAATGAGCATGAGCTGGCATCCTAGGAGGCCCCATCCTTTAACCCCTCTCCTCAAACTGGCAATCCCCGCCCCCCTGCACTGCTGTAGCTCCCCAAGCCCCATCTCGTGCGTCTCACTGGCTCTAGACATCAGTGGCTACCACCTGGGTTGGTTCTGTGTTTTAGGTGGTCCTGGGGATGGCAGGGACTGAGACAGCTCCTGGCTTTGCCCTGAATCAAAGTGATTCAATTCCTTCTCTGAGAACTTCAAGAGCAGGAAAAGGCATTAGGGTTATCCCATCTGGAGAGACCCAGTAAAGGCAGATGCCTTTACCCCAAAAGGCAGCTTGGGTTTCTGTCCTGAAACCGCTGTGGCTAGGGTTTTCTTAATGGAAATTGCTCGTTAGCAAGTACCCTCCATCTCCCAGCCCCTCAGAGCAGGATTCCCCCATGTTTTGGTCTGTGACGTGCTGAGCGATGCTGGGACTGAGGGAAGGGAATGGCATTCTTCTCACTCAGTGCTTCTCTGGCAGCCAGGCATCATTTCAGCTAGTCACTGTTGTTACCCCAAACTCATtgaccccccccccagccctctcGCCCGCCATTTTTCCTCCTCCACTCTCCAGGCTGTGCATCAGTCAGGCAATAAGCATTTGCTAAGCACcgatgccaggcactatgctaagctctagggatacaGGAGACAGTtgctgccctccaggagctcccaatctaatgggggagacaacgtGCAGATAATTAGGTACAGATGAGCTATAGATGGGGTAAATGGGAggcaatctcagagggaagacccTAAGATAAAGGATGATTGGGAAAGGACTTTAGCTAGGATTTGGAGGAGGCCAGGGAAGTGgcagtgaggagggagagaactctttatctctctctctggggACACAGAGGGCTACAGTTGATGGAGTgttgtgtgtgaggaacagcaaggaggtcagtgtaATTACAGGATCACAGAGGGCCTTCAGGGCTTGTCATATCCAGAGGAGCCAAGTTTGAAAGAGCTTTGAAAGGAACAGGACTTTTTTAGCATTGGCAAAAGAGAAGGAAGCCATTTGGGGTACTGTGAAGAATCTAGGACCCCTCTGCAGTGACTCGAGTGACCCAAGGCTGGTTGGGAACCAGTGCTTAGAAGGCCACAGGAACTATCTATCAGGAGGCATGACAGAAGACTGAGGACCTGGGCTCACTTCCAGCAAGTACAAAGGGAAAGGGGGGATCTTCCAGAGATCATGATATGCATGCCGCCATAGCCAAGAGGCTGCTATGGATGCTCCCCATGGTGGGTGGTCTCTCTCCAGAGAAAAGTGCTCAGGGCTTTGAGGAAGGATGAGATACTCCATAAGAAAGTAAAAACAGAGGAGAACAGAGGAAATCAGACCAGATTGTTGGTCAGGGGGTTGGCGGGCAGGTGATGCAGAAGAGAAAGGGTCGAAGGCCCACTGGACACCTGGAGCTAAGAAGAGACAAGTAGCAATGATCTCACAGGTGTGGGCAAGATGGAGAGGGCACGCATTTGGGACGTGATGGAGGAAACTGCAACTTTAGGACTGTTACTTCTGGGGATGTTGCCAGAAGAAATGCTAAGGATTCTGAAGTCCTGGCCAAGGAACTGAAGTCTTGAGGGCAACGGATGGAGACTGCCTTCTTTACTGCTGCAGCCTGAAGACGGGGAAGAAGGTACTTGCCTGAAGTCTGACAGATTGAACTAAATCGCAAAggtagagaaagggagaaaatggcTTGGATAATATATCCTTCGCAAGCTCAACAACCAAGCAGCCGTGACTCAGCAAGAAAGACAATCAGTACAGATGTGTGGCGACAAAATCCAAGGAAAGCACCAGCACTCGAACACATGGGCTCAGCTATCTTTTGACAAATCGACAAAGcgttattaagcagctactatgtgcctggcactgtgctaggcagtgAGGATACAAGCACCACATACACAGTATAGGTCATGGGCAGGGTGACCCAGAGATCCCCACACGAGAAGGCCCACTGGGCCTCATGGGCATCCTGGGACTCAGAACTGGTTTATGTGGATGGCTCTGGAAGGGAATCACCTCCTCAGAAAATCCCTGAAGGCCATTTCCAAATTGGTACTCCCAGCTGTTTTAAGAAGTGGTGGCACCATTGGGAGAAGAGTCTCCTAAGATGTCCACAGTGACACTTTGTTTGGGGCATGAAACCCACTGAAGTAAAGAACTGGTTTCTAGGGCCTAGTCCAGACTCTGGATGAAGAATTCATCTGAATACAGGCCAGGTAGATAGAGAAGGGGCTAAGCTGCTTCGCTAAGCCAACCTGGGCTGTGGAGAGGCTCTTGGCAGCACAGAAGCTGCCTTCCAGCCACTTCCCCTTGAGTAGCGGCTCAAGGTTACTAAACACGGCCTTCCTTCAACATTGCTGTGCCTGCTTGTCTGACACGGATCCTTTGGGCGACGTGGGGTTCTTTGTCATCAAAAAGTACTGCAAAAGCTACTGGCTCAAAGTTGAACAGACTGCCTCCTGCCAAGTGCTGGGAACAATGGAACCGGCAGGAGATGAGGGCCTCTGGGGCTTTAAGCACCAATGGATCATAAGAAGCATTTCTTAGATCAGAGATTCCCAGGCCCAGCTAGTCCAACTCTTGGAGGCTGAAGGCACAACATGAAGTTTTGGCCTGAGTGAGCAATCCTCCAGGCTCTGCCCCCCGCCCCGATCACCAGCTCCCATCATTATGTGGGATGTTTTTCTTCCTCCCAGCAGATTAAGCCTGCTCCTTTGCAGCTTCCATCCATTGCAGATGGCTCTTCTCTTAGAGATCAATCTCTTCCCTATTTGGCTAAATGTTGTTAGTAGGCTAAACATCCTCAGTTTCTCCAAGTAATGTTCATGTGGTATGATCTTCAGGCCCTTTGCTAGCCTGGTTGTCCCCTCACTGGAGGCTTAACAATGGCCTTCCCAAGTGTGGCATCCAGAACTTGAACTCTGTTCCAGATGGGGCCTAACCAGACCAGGGTAACAGTGAGATTGACAACTCCCTCATCCTAGAACTGGAGCCTGACACCATGTCCTCTTTTGGGGTTGAGCTGGGGGCAATGGATGGGGGGCAGAGAATGGGAGGAATTGGAGAGTGCCCAGTTATGAAGACCAGGTTTGAACATTTGTGGAGTCTCTTACCTCATTCTGGTTCTCCTTTTCCCATTTGATTCTCTTTCCCAGGCTCTCACTCTCCAGTCACAGCCCCCAAATCATCCTCCTTAGCCATGCACTGCCCTTGGCCATCATGGTGAGCTCTGGATGCTCGGTCCCTTTCCCAGTCTCTCAACCTGGGGTTCTCAGTATAGCCTTTCTTGCCTCCTTGCCCAGCCTGGAGTTCAGCCAGCTCTGTCACTGCTGCTGCCTCTAGAGCCTTAGACTTCTTCATCTCTGACCACTATGGCAAGCCCCAAGCTTGGATCACCTTCATGGGAGAGTGCCGCCATCCCCCAGGCCCGAAGCCTTCAAGGAACCTTGGATCATTCCCTTTAGCTCACATCTAGTTCCTGCCGAATGCCTGCGCACCTCTCCTCTTCAGTATCTCTCCTCTCCAATTCCTCCTTACCACCAGTCTAGTCCAGGGCCCCATCCCATCATTCCCCAACTAGGGAAATGGAATTCTTGCTGGGGCCTCTGTCGCCAAGACTTCCTGGCTCCCATCCATCTTGCACACACTGCTCAATCCATCTCACTGAGTCACCGTGGCCTGGGTCACACCATTTCCTGGCTAAAAGCTCTTCAGTGAGTGATTCCCCATTGCCTCCAGAATAAACAAGAACTCACACTTACCTATAACCTTGTGAGCACTCCTCCCTCCCCCCGCTCCCCTAGAGGAACCTGCTACCCTAGCCAAGCGGCACTAGTCATCATCTTTTCGCCAACATGCCTTGTGTTCTCCTGATACCCCGCTGTGGCTTCTTCAGGGCCCTTTGCCTGCAATGCCCTCCCCTCCATTTCCTCCTATTGAAATCCTACCCAtacttcaaggctcagctcagatgCTGCCTTATCCATGAGGCCTTCTCTAGTGCCCCCCATGAGAGGTGACCCGTCTCAGCCCTGAGTCCTCAACGGACGGAGCTTGCTCCATTCCACATGACTACTGTTCTCTGGGGAGTTTGCTTATCTGCCCTACTGTGCTCCATACCACATCTTACAGAGACTTGCAGCACTAGGCCATGCCGACATCGGAGAAAGACCCACCAAACAGAGAAGTCGTCATTAGAGTTGTGATAGCAACACTCCATCATGCTCTAGCCTTGGGCCCCGAGCGAGCAGTGACCTATGAAGGCAAAACTCCCTCTGTGGGAGTCAGCTGGCAGGATGACAGAACTTGGGGCTAAAAACAGCACCaaggttgattgaattgaatgaagATGCAGGCCTGAGAATGCCAGAGTTAAGGTTAACCTTGGATCTGGGAGCATCAGGTGGTTGGGAAGGAGCCCCAGGGTCTGAGGGCCCAAAACTGAACATCTAAATAATGTCAAAGACACCCCGAGAAACCCTGTGCCGTCGAAGGCCTTTTCCTCGTATGCCTGAGGGTGCTGGGTCATGGCAAGCCAATGGTCAAAGAGCAAGTCTCAGTGGAAATCAGGTGGATAAGCAGCCTCTGACCCCACACTCAACCACAAAATGTTAATGGTTTAAAGTGATCTGGTTCTGCTTAAGCATCAGAAGA
Above is a genomic segment from Monodelphis domestica isolate mMonDom1 chromosome X, mMonDom1.pri, whole genome shotgun sequence containing:
- the NHSL2 gene encoding NHS-like protein 2 isoform X5 translates to MMGNSHHKQLRTERQSRMHPATEEYEEQYSEARISGQTFRTPAPDEPPEPTISPRPQPAKRLEFVLMPTSRRGNGDKTTTQGVRPPESSLSLPASPDKQNTWTRPFPLPILEEKRWHPSCSTQGSIVPINVSGQQFDKHASLRHSLFNTETAVNPKSTLRRRRTIIGFPHLSLRDQGRSNGQIHSASKESMSWTTAPSCGGLPSHEACSPKLISPALRKTPSDLGESCPAKSGPASPSMESMGMVYSVPSSCNGPKDSTFSPPPWKGSYFNYMSPTSPAPGESSQVKENGKSRPLGSSQGSLEVLSPGNLEGFSGSVLAAQGEQAGSSGSACCPESLTPRSQEPEKDYRGGPLPSPQGGEGEPSRLESDLSACRFRERSLSVPTDSGSVCSVDGGCGEDQQGSETGTLAYPSASSEGRSSTDNVSSLGAEPRPRRTKSISLKKAKKKPLPPMRSVSLVKDEAVLQPEGGPSLPKDQRPRSLCLPLEHQGHQFPPTDAQGHPAVPTLRETEGTHFSHHWYLTDWKSGDPYRSLSSSSTATGTTVVECVQVRGSSESLASPSTSRATTPSQLSTEAEAREASSPGRPTGLMSPSSGYSSQSETPTPTVPTTSMMLGHLPHPSSSGRVRPVVPERKSSLPPISPMEKSPKSQLSFDLPLTPPAHLDTSGIKISLRGKAKVSRHHSDSTFGAKLAQKTSPNQPIMPVVTQSDLRSVRLRSISKSEPEDDVDSPDPTEEPGPEVFILPERKVKPPVAEKPPVAEKPPVAKRPQNLVPKEPLPTSPALLLTTENPTSQARPSPQDIYMVVRKPKALRTPNSQSPLAALPPSLNSSLEGFSLGTLEEERPKMRSVPERVSVQTAAEVEKRRSKVPPPVPKKPSVLHLPAALPLPQPGTSLGEPKLTPSPIITLDEEVSSQLSPDDSHSPNAKEEFFKPPTDSGTEAGLAGSFASDKTADSIAEDDDDVFVTARTTEDLFTVIHRSKRKLLGWKEPGEAFASGRLSSHSTAKNPAGSPSSEAATTSGGGGGGGGGGGSSGGASGSGSGSGNRTTSRNEDFKALLQKKGSKSSTGSRPSAAELLKTTNPLARRVTTEFAGDQDSTNVPGT
- the NHSL2 gene encoding NHS-like protein 2 isoform X3, translated to MMGNSHHKQLRTERQSRMHPATAASNLGLENKKTASHPESSWQQPVNVFLSSSRPPGVEELYQEAELNLQSLLQEEYEEQYSEARISGQTFRTPAPDEPPEPTISPRPQPAKRLEFVLMPTSRRGNGDKTTTQGVRPPESSLSLPASPDKQNTWTRPFPLPILEEKRWHPSCSTQGSIVPINVSGQQFDKHASLRHSLFNTETAVNPKSTLRRRRTIIGFPHLSLRDQGRSNGQIHSASKESMSWTTAPSCGGLPSHEACSPKLISPALRKTPSDLGESCPAKSGPASPSMESMGMVYSVPSSCNGPKDSTFSPPPWKGSYFNYMSPTSPAPGESSQVKENGKSRPLGSSQGSLEVLSPGNLEGFSGSVLAAQGEQAGSSGSACCPESLTPRSQEPEKDYRGGPLPSPQGGEGEPSRLESDLSACRFRERSLSVPTDSGSVCSVDGGCGEDQQGSETGTLAYPSASSEGRSSTDNVSSLGAEPRPRRTKSISLKKAKKKPLPPMRSVSLVKDEAVLQPEGGPSLPKDQRPRSLCLPLEHQGHQFPPTDAQGHPAVPTLRETEGTHFSHHWYLTDWKSGDPYRSLSSSSTATGTTVVECVQVRGSSESLASPSTSRATTPSQLSTEAEAREASSPGRPTGLMSPSSGYSSQSETPTPTVPTTSMMLGHLPHPSSSGRVRPVVPERKSSLPPISPMEKSPKSQLSFDLPLTPPAHLDTSGIKISLRGKAKVSRHHSDSTFGAKLAQKTSPNQPIMPVVTQSDLRSVRLRSISKSEPEDDVDSPDPTEEPGPEVFILPERKVKPPVAEKPPVAEKPPVAKRPQNLVPKEPLPTSPALLLTTENPTSQARPSPQDIYMVVRKPKALRTPNSQSPLAALPPSLNSSLEGFSLGTLEEERPKMRSVPERVSVQTAAEVEKRRSKVPPPVPKKPSVLHLPAALPLPQPGTSLGEPKLTPSPIITLDEEVSSQLSPDDSHSPNAKEEFFKPPTDSGTEAGLAGSFASDKTADSIAEDDDDVFVTARTTEDLFTVIHRSKRKLLGWKEPGEAFASGRLSSHSTAKNPAGSPSSEAATTSGGGGGGGGGGGSSGGASGSGSGSGNRTTSRNEDFKALLQKKGSKSSTGSRPSAAELLKTTNPLARRVTTEFAGDQDSTNVPGT
- the NHSL2 gene encoding NHS-like protein 2 isoform X2, which produces MPFYKRRVVPTRLWPARAALPLPLSELRDVSGVAALSLLRQLADLCGHSLALLEELEGHLLALSRRTARLQERTGRLRRRLLRPAARAPSPEPEEYEEQYSEARISGQTFRTPAPDEPPEPTISPRPQPAKRLEFVLMPTSRRGNGDKTTTQGVRPPESSLSLPASPDKQNTWTRPFPLPILEEKRWHPSCSTQGSIVPINVSGQQFDKHASLRHSLFNTETAVNPKSTLRRRRTIIGFPHLSLRDQGRSNGQIHSASKESMSWTTAPSCGGLPSHEACSPKLISPALRKTPSDLGESCPAKSGPASPSMESMGMVYSVPSSCNGPKDSTFSPPPWKGSYFNYMSPTSPAPGESSQVKENGKSRPLGSSQGSLEVLSPGNLEGFSGSVLAAQGEQAGSSGSACCPESLTPRSQEPEKDYRGGPLPSPQGGEGEPSRLESDLSACRFRERSLSVPTDSGSVCSVDGGCGEDQQGSETGTLAYPSASSEGRSSTDNVSSLGAEPRPRRTKSISLKKAKKKPLPPMRSVSLVKDEAVLQPEGGPSLPKDQRPRSLCLPLEHQGHQFPPTDAQGHPAVPTLRETEGTHFSHHWYLTDWKSGDPYRSLSSSSTATGTTVVECVQVRGSSESLASPSTSRATTPSQLSTEAEAREASSPGRPTGLMSPSSGYSSQSETPTPTVPTTSMMLGHLPHPSSSGRVRPVVPERKSSLPPISPMEKSPKSQLSFDLPLTPPAHLDTSGIKISLRGKAKVSRHHSDSTFGAKLAQKTSPNQPIMPVVTQSDLRSVRLRSISKSEPEDDVDSPDPTEEPGPEVFILPERKVKPPVAEKPPVAEKPPVAKRPQNLVPKEPLPTSPALLLTTENPTSQARPSPQDIYMVVRKPKALRTPNSQSPLAALPPSLNSSLEGFSLGTLEEERPKMRSVPERVSVQTAAEVEKRRSKVPPPVPKKPSVLHLPAALPLPQPGTSLGEPKLTPSPIITLDEEVSSQLSPDDSHSPNAKEEFFKPPTDSGTEAGLAGSFASDKTADSIAEDDDDVFVTARTTEDLFTVIHRSKRKLLGWKEPGEAFASGRLSSHSTAKNPAGSPSSEAATTSGGGGGGGGGGGSSGGASGSGSGSGNRTTSRNEDFKALLQKKGSKSSTGSRPSAAELLKTTNPLARRVTTEFAGDQDSTNVPGT
- the NHSL2 gene encoding NHS-like protein 2 isoform X6, yielding MEKAEFFASSWSRAEEYEEQYSEARISGQTFRTPAPDEPPEPTISPRPQPAKRLEFVLMPTSRRGNGDKTTTQGVRPPESSLSLPASPDKQNTWTRPFPLPILEEKRWHPSCSTQGSIVPINVSGQQFDKHASLRHSLFNTETAVNPKSTLRRRRTIIGFPHLSLRDQGRSNGQIHSASKESMSWTTAPSCGGLPSHEACSPKLISPALRKTPSDLGESCPAKSGPASPSMESMGMVYSVPSSCNGPKDSTFSPPPWKGSYFNYMSPTSPAPGESSQVKENGKSRPLGSSQGSLEVLSPGNLEGFSGSVLAAQGEQAGSSGSACCPESLTPRSQEPEKDYRGGPLPSPQGGEGEPSRLESDLSACRFRERSLSVPTDSGSVCSVDGGCGEDQQGSETGTLAYPSASSEGRSSTDNVSSLGAEPRPRRTKSISLKKAKKKPLPPMRSVSLVKDEAVLQPEGGPSLPKDQRPRSLCLPLEHQGHQFPPTDAQGHPAVPTLRETEGTHFSHHWYLTDWKSGDPYRSLSSSSTATGTTVVECVQVRGSSESLASPSTSRATTPSQLSTEAEAREASSPGRPTGLMSPSSGYSSQSETPTPTVPTTSMMLGHLPHPSSSGRVRPVVPERKSSLPPISPMEKSPKSQLSFDLPLTPPAHLDTSGIKISLRGKAKVSRHHSDSTFGAKLAQKTSPNQPIMPVVTQSDLRSVRLRSISKSEPEDDVDSPDPTEEPGPEVFILPERKVKPPVAEKPPVAEKPPVAKRPQNLVPKEPLPTSPALLLTTENPTSQARPSPQDIYMVVRKPKALRTPNSQSPLAALPPSLNSSLEGFSLGTLEEERPKMRSVPERVSVQTAAEVEKRRSKVPPPVPKKPSVLHLPAALPLPQPGTSLGEPKLTPSPIITLDEEVSSQLSPDDSHSPNAKEEFFKPPTDSGTEAGLAGSFASDKTADSIAEDDDDVFVTARTTEDLFTVIHRSKRKLLGWKEPGEAFASGRLSSHSTAKNPAGSPSSEAATTSGGGGGGGGGGGSSGGASGSGSGSGNRTTSRNEDFKALLQKKGSKSSTGSRPSAAELLKTTNPLARRVTTEFAGDQDSTNVPGT
- the NHSL2 gene encoding NHS-like protein 2 isoform X1, whose protein sequence is MPFYKRRVVPTRLWPARAALPLPLSELRDVSGVAALSLLRQLADLCGHSLALLEELEGHLLALSRRTARLQERTGRLRRRLLRPAARAPSPEPAASNLGLENKKTASHPESSWQQPVNVFLSSSRPPGVEELYQEAELNLQSLLQEEYEEQYSEARISGQTFRTPAPDEPPEPTISPRPQPAKRLEFVLMPTSRRGNGDKTTTQGVRPPESSLSLPASPDKQNTWTRPFPLPILEEKRWHPSCSTQGSIVPINVSGQQFDKHASLRHSLFNTETAVNPKSTLRRRRTIIGFPHLSLRDQGRSNGQIHSASKESMSWTTAPSCGGLPSHEACSPKLISPALRKTPSDLGESCPAKSGPASPSMESMGMVYSVPSSCNGPKDSTFSPPPWKGSYFNYMSPTSPAPGESSQVKENGKSRPLGSSQGSLEVLSPGNLEGFSGSVLAAQGEQAGSSGSACCPESLTPRSQEPEKDYRGGPLPSPQGGEGEPSRLESDLSACRFRERSLSVPTDSGSVCSVDGGCGEDQQGSETGTLAYPSASSEGRSSTDNVSSLGAEPRPRRTKSISLKKAKKKPLPPMRSVSLVKDEAVLQPEGGPSLPKDQRPRSLCLPLEHQGHQFPPTDAQGHPAVPTLRETEGTHFSHHWYLTDWKSGDPYRSLSSSSTATGTTVVECVQVRGSSESLASPSTSRATTPSQLSTEAEAREASSPGRPTGLMSPSSGYSSQSETPTPTVPTTSMMLGHLPHPSSSGRVRPVVPERKSSLPPISPMEKSPKSQLSFDLPLTPPAHLDTSGIKISLRGKAKVSRHHSDSTFGAKLAQKTSPNQPIMPVVTQSDLRSVRLRSISKSEPEDDVDSPDPTEEPGPEVFILPERKVKPPVAEKPPVAEKPPVAKRPQNLVPKEPLPTSPALLLTTENPTSQARPSPQDIYMVVRKPKALRTPNSQSPLAALPPSLNSSLEGFSLGTLEEERPKMRSVPERVSVQTAAEVEKRRSKVPPPVPKKPSVLHLPAALPLPQPGTSLGEPKLTPSPIITLDEEVSSQLSPDDSHSPNAKEEFFKPPTDSGTEAGLAGSFASDKTADSIAEDDDDVFVTARTTEDLFTVIHRSKRKLLGWKEPGEAFASGRLSSHSTAKNPAGSPSSEAATTSGGGGGGGGGGGSSGGASGSGSGSGNRTTSRNEDFKALLQKKGSKSSTGSRPSAAELLKTTNPLARRVTTEFAGDQDSTNVPGT